A section of the Plasmodium cynomolgi strain B DNA, scaffold: 0008, whole genome shotgun sequence genome encodes:
- a CDS encoding hypothetical protein (putative), which produces MLMSRNSQSIQAYRHEMKNFKDKIIDNELGYDQIKNLCKPFISYLSFDKVQNDTSGRRRLEYLNYSLNKELKK; this is translated from the exons atgctaATGAGTCGTAATTCACAATCAATTCAGGCATATAGACATGAAATGAAGAACTTTAAGGATAAAATTATTGATAACGAGTTAg GTTACGATCAGATTAAAAATCTCTGTAAACCGTTCATATCATATTTGTCTTTTGATAAAGTTCAAAATGATACTAGTGGAAGAAGACGTTTAgaatatttgaattactCTTTAaacaaagaattaaaaaaataa